Proteins encoded together in one Roseibacterium elongatum DSM 19469 window:
- a CDS encoding DMT family transporter: MSRDRLVLIALLVGIGAAWGITQPFAKIAVSDGYRHFGIIFWQFAIGALILAPLNALRGGRLPVTGRHVALYTIIALIGTLLPNSASYTAAIHLPSGILSIVLSTVPMLSFPIALALGMDRFSALRLTGLVLGFAAILLIGLPEASLPDPAMVWWLPMALVAPAFYAVEGNFVARYGTEGLDPVQVLLGASAVGLVLSAPLAIMTGQWIAPLPPYGAPDLAIVGSSLAHAMAYAGYVWLVGRAGAVFAAQVSYLVTGCGILWAKLILGESYSPWVWAALALMMVGLFLVQPRKAQPVATAV, translated from the coding sequence GTGAGCCGCGACCGGCTGGTGCTGATCGCCCTTTTGGTCGGGATCGGCGCCGCCTGGGGCATCACGCAGCCCTTCGCCAAGATCGCCGTCTCGGACGGCTATCGCCATTTCGGGATCATCTTCTGGCAGTTCGCCATCGGCGCGCTGATCCTTGCGCCGCTGAACGCCTTGCGCGGCGGCCGGCTACCGGTCACGGGGCGGCATGTGGCGCTTTACACGATCATCGCGCTGATCGGCACGCTGCTGCCCAACTCGGCCAGCTATACGGCGGCGATCCACCTGCCCTCGGGCATCCTGTCGATCGTGCTGTCGACCGTGCCGATGCTGTCCTTTCCCATCGCACTGGCCCTTGGGATGGACCGGTTTTCGGCGCTGCGGCTGACGGGCCTGGTCCTGGGGTTTGCCGCCATCCTGCTGATCGGCCTGCCCGAGGCCAGCCTGCCCGACCCGGCCATGGTCTGGTGGCTGCCGATGGCGCTGGTCGCCCCGGCCTTCTACGCGGTCGAGGGGAATTTCGTGGCGCGCTACGGGACCGAGGGGTTGGACCCCGTGCAGGTCCTGCTGGGCGCGTCCGCGGTGGGGCTGGTGCTGTCTGCGCCCCTGGCCATCATGACGGGGCAATGGATCGCGCCCTTGCCGCCCTATGGCGCGCCCGACTTGGCCATCGTCGGATCGTCGCTGGCCCATGCCATGGCCTATGCAGGCTATGTCTGGCTGGTGGGCCGCGCCGGGGCGGTCTTTGCCGCGCAGGTCAGCTATCTGGTGACGGGCTGCGGCATTCTCTGGGCCAAGCTGATCCTGGGCGAAAGCTATTCGCCCTGGGTCTGGGCGGCGCTCGCGCTGATGATGGTCGGCCTGTTTCTGGTGCAACCCCGCAAGGCGCAGCCGGTCGCAACCGCGGTCTGA
- a CDS encoding TIGR00282 family metallophosphoesterase — protein sequence MKLLFLGDVMGRAGRTAITAHLPRIKADWRLDFVVVNAENATNGAGLSGAHAKEILEAGADCITLGDHAFDQREMMQVVEAEPRILRPINYAKQAPGKGIRMFEARAGRRVVVAQALGQVFMKRPFDDPFSALDAALRTYPLGGQANAVIVDIHAEATSEKMATGHFCDGRASLVVGTHTHVPTSDTMILPGGTAYQSDAGMCGDYNSVIGMEKDEPLRRFITGMPKGRFTPAAEPATLSGVYVETDDRTGKATRVAPIRVGGRLQEATP from the coding sequence ATGAAACTGCTGTTCCTTGGTGACGTGATGGGTCGGGCAGGCCGCACGGCGATCACCGCGCATCTGCCCCGGATCAAGGCCGATTGGCGGCTGGATTTCGTCGTCGTGAACGCCGAGAACGCGACCAATGGCGCGGGCCTGTCGGGCGCGCATGCCAAGGAGATCCTCGAGGCCGGGGCCGATTGCATCACCCTTGGCGATCACGCCTTCGACCAGCGCGAGATGATGCAGGTCGTCGAGGCCGAGCCGCGCATACTGCGCCCGATCAACTATGCCAAACAGGCACCGGGCAAGGGCATCCGCATGTTCGAGGCCCGCGCCGGCCGTCGCGTGGTGGTGGCGCAGGCCCTGGGCCAGGTCTTCATGAAACGGCCCTTCGACGATCCGTTCTCGGCGCTCGATGCCGCGCTCAGGACCTATCCGCTCGGCGGGCAGGCGAACGCGGTGATCGTCGATATCCATGCCGAGGCGACCAGCGAGAAGATGGCCACCGGCCATTTCTGCGACGGCCGCGCCAGCCTTGTTGTCGGCACCCATACCCATGTGCCGACCTCGGACACGATGATCCTGCCGGGCGGCACGGCCTATCAGTCGGACGCCGGGATGTGCGGCGACTACAACTCGGTCATCGGGATGGAAAAGGACGAGCCGCTGCGCCGCTTCATCACCGGCATGCCCAAGGGCCGCTTCACGCCCGCGGCCGAACCCGCCACCCTGTCGGGCGTCTATGTCGAGACCGACGACCGTACGGGCAAGGCCACGCGCGTCGCGCCCATCCGGGTCGGCGGCCGCCTGCAAGAGGCGACCCCGTGA
- a CDS encoding J domain-containing protein produces the protein MSLWSRISDALAALAKGEGLSSVFDRLRTPPERTVAFTIAVIALSAKMAKADGLVTRDEVAAFRDVFHVAAEEERAAARVFNMAREDVAGFEDYARRIARMFKSEDQPCGQDSVLCDLMEGLFHIAAADGEYHPGEDAFLSRVAEIFGMEPATFRKMRARHIPDAVADPYAILGVPLDASLDQIRAAWRAEVRNTHPDRMISRGVPPEAVKLAEARLAAINAAWETIEAERSRPRTP, from the coding sequence ATGTCGCTCTGGTCCCGCATATCCGACGCGCTTGCCGCCCTTGCCAAGGGCGAGGGATTGTCGAGTGTCTTCGACCGCTTGCGCACCCCGCCCGAACGCACGGTCGCCTTCACCATCGCGGTGATCGCCCTGTCCGCCAAGATGGCCAAGGCCGACGGCCTTGTGACCCGCGACGAGGTCGCCGCGTTCCGCGATGTCTTTCACGTCGCCGCCGAGGAGGAACGCGCGGCGGCCCGCGTTTTCAACATGGCACGCGAGGATGTCGCCGGTTTCGAGGATTATGCCCGCCGAATCGCCCGCATGTTCAAATCCGAGGACCAGCCCTGTGGTCAGGATTCGGTCCTGTGCGACCTGATGGAGGGTCTGTTCCACATCGCGGCCGCCGACGGCGAGTACCACCCCGGCGAGGACGCGTTTCTCAGCCGCGTGGCCGAGATCTTCGGGATGGAGCCGGCCACCTTTCGCAAGATGCGGGCGCGCCACATTCCCGATGCCGTGGCCGACCCCTACGCCATCCTGGGCGTGCCGCTCGATGCCTCGCTCGACCAGATCCGGGCCGCCTGGCGGGCCGAGGTGCGCAACACCCACCCCGACCGCATGATCTCGCGCGGGGTGCCGCCCGAGGCCGTGAAACTGGCCGAGGCGCGGCTGGCGGCGATCAATGCTGCCTGGGAAACCATCGAAGCCGAACGCAGCCGCCCAAGGACGCCCTAG
- a CDS encoding GNAT family N-acetyltransferase: MIRPARPGDADVIATIWNAIIRDTVITFTTAEKTPDALARSMEDGAPFVVAEHVGGVVGFATASQFRGGPGYAHTWEHSIHVADTARGRGIGRALMAAIEAALRARGAHSVFAGVSGENAEAIAFHTALGYAEAARLREVGWKFGRWHDLVLLQKML; this comes from the coding sequence GTGATCCGGCCGGCCCGCCCCGGCGATGCCGACGTCATCGCCACGATCTGGAACGCGATCATCCGCGACACCGTCATCACTTTCACCACGGCCGAGAAAACGCCCGACGCCCTGGCCCGCAGCATGGAGGACGGCGCGCCCTTCGTCGTTGCCGAACATGTTGGGGGTGTCGTGGGCTTTGCCACGGCAAGTCAGTTTCGCGGCGGGCCGGGCTATGCCCATACATGGGAGCATTCGATCCACGTTGCCGACACGGCCCGCGGCCGCGGGATCGGCCGTGCCCTGATGGCGGCCATCGAGGCGGCGTTGCGGGCGCGCGGCGCGCATTCGGTCTTCGCGGGCGTCTCCGGTGAAAACGCCGAAGCCATCGCCTTTCACACGGCGCTTGGATATGCCGAGGCCGCACGCCTGCGCGAGGTGGGGTGGAAATTCGGTCGCTGGCACGATCTGGTTCTGCTGCAAAAGATGCTTTGA
- a CDS encoding 5-formyltetrahydrofolate cyclo-ligase produces the protein MSHDDKALLRKRAYAARKQAHDAGGPATQHATQHVLAAIGAAAGRTVAGYMPIRTEIDPLPAMTALHEAGSQICVPVIAGNRLPLEFRAWAPGCVVVEGPFGAKVPKHGDWVTPEVLIVPLVGFDAARNRLGYGGGFYDRTLARLRAAGPVRAIGLAYAAQQLPPLPVEPTDERLDAIVTERGVIRS, from the coding sequence ATGAGCCACGATGACAAAGCCCTGTTGCGCAAGCGCGCCTATGCCGCCCGGAAACAGGCCCATGACGCCGGCGGACCCGCCACCCAGCACGCGACGCAGCATGTTCTGGCCGCGATCGGTGCGGCCGCGGGCCGAACCGTCGCGGGATACATGCCGATTCGCACCGAGATCGATCCGCTGCCCGCCATGACGGCGCTGCACGAGGCTGGATCGCAGATCTGTGTGCCGGTGATTGCTGGCAATCGGCTGCCGCTTGAGTTTCGCGCCTGGGCGCCGGGCTGTGTGGTGGTTGAGGGGCCATTCGGCGCCAAGGTGCCCAAACATGGTGATTGGGTCACGCCCGAGGTGCTGATCGTGCCGCTGGTCGGGTTCGATGCAGCGCGCAACAGGCTGGGCTATGGCGGCGGCTTCTACGACCGAACACTGGCGCGTCTGCGCGCCGCGGGGCCCGTTCGCGCCATCGGGCTTGCCTATGCCGCGCAGCAATTGCCGCCCCTTCCGGTCGAACCCACGGATGAACGGCTGGATGCCATCGTGACTGAGCGGGGCGTCATTCGGTCCTAG
- a CDS encoding VOC family protein, with the protein MLTLDHIAISTEALETGAIDLEDKLGVPLSKGGQHAAMGTWNRLLSLGPGEYLELIAIEPGAPAPPQQRWFDLDNFAGVTRSTTWICRCDDLDAALAAAPEGAGVAWDLARADLRWRMAIPQNGLLPFSGLFPALIEWTAPAHPADRLEDRGVRLTGLRLVSPQAEALAAALAPLVRDDRIEVLHGETPRMEAILSTPNGEIRL; encoded by the coding sequence ATGCTGACACTCGACCATATCGCAATTTCGACCGAAGCGCTGGAAACCGGCGCGATCGATCTGGAGGACAAGCTGGGCGTGCCCCTGTCAAAGGGCGGCCAGCATGCGGCCATGGGCACGTGGAACAGGCTGCTGTCGCTCGGTCCCGGCGAATACCTGGAACTGATCGCCATCGAGCCGGGTGCGCCCGCCCCGCCGCAGCAGCGATGGTTCGACCTCGACAATTTCGCAGGGGTGACGCGCAGCACCACGTGGATCTGCCGCTGCGACGATCTCGACGCCGCGCTTGCCGCCGCGCCCGAGGGCGCCGGCGTTGCATGGGACCTGGCGCGCGCCGACCTGCGGTGGCGCATGGCGATCCCGCAAAACGGCCTCTTGCCCTTCTCGGGCCTGTTCCCCGCGCTGATCGAATGGACGGCACCCGCCCACCCCGCCGATCGGCTGGAAGATCGCGGCGTGCGCCTTACGGGGCTGCGCCTGGTCTCGCCTCAGGCCGAGGCGCTGGCCGCCGCGCTCGCGCCCCTCGTCCGCGACGACCGGATCGAGGTTCTGCACGGCGAGACGCCGCGCATGGAGGCCATTCTGAGCACGCCGAACGGCGAGATCCGCCTGTGA
- a CDS encoding SLC13 family permease gives MLDLNLSQTGEGVLALVVLLVMFGLFLREVWPTEVVALGGVAGLLTLGLLPYDAALEVLANPAPWTIAAMFIIMGALVRTGSLDRLTKFAEANAGRRPRLALATLLGFVAIASAFMNNTPIVVIMIPVFVQVARILERSPSKLLIPLSYAAIMGGTLTLIGTSTNLLVDGVARVQGLEPFTIFEITPIGLVVVAWGMIYLLVVGRHLLPDRSSMASLLGSGRSKAKFFTEVAVPEGSALIGQNVNEVDLFRREGVRLIDVLRGDASLRRDMTGVVLEPGDRVVLRTDMSEVLGLQQSKELKTVDKLSQVRTTTVEVLITPGCKMVGRSLGNLRLRRRYGVYPLAVHRRNQNIGRQLDDLVVRVGDTLLLEGDPADIQRLAADMELVDVTTPSERAYRRTKAPIAVAAMAGIVVLAAFDVAPILALAVIAVAVVLLTGCIDAEEAFSFVEGRLLALIFAMLAVGAALDHTGGIQLIVGSVAPWLQTMPPVVLIWAVYFITTVLTELVSNNAIAVIMAPIAIALAEATGVDPRPLVVAVMIAASACFATPIGYQTNMLVYGPGGYRFTDFLRTGIPLNLSLGVVVCLTIPLIWPL, from the coding sequence ATGCTCGATCTCAACCTGTCTCAGACCGGCGAAGGGGTTCTGGCGCTTGTCGTCCTGCTGGTGATGTTCGGCCTGTTCCTGCGCGAAGTCTGGCCGACCGAGGTGGTCGCGCTTGGCGGCGTGGCCGGTTTGCTGACCCTGGGCCTGCTGCCCTATGACGCCGCGCTCGAGGTTCTGGCCAATCCCGCACCATGGACGATTGCCGCCATGTTCATCATCATGGGCGCCCTGGTGCGCACCGGCTCGCTGGACCGGCTGACCAAATTCGCCGAGGCCAATGCAGGCCGACGGCCAAGGCTGGCGCTGGCGACGCTGTTGGGGTTCGTGGCCATTGCCTCGGCCTTCATGAACAACACGCCCATCGTCGTCATCATGATCCCGGTCTTCGTGCAGGTGGCGCGCATTCTCGAACGCTCGCCTTCCAAGCTGCTGATCCCGCTCAGTTATGCCGCGATCATGGGCGGCACGCTGACCCTGATCGGCACCTCGACCAACCTGCTGGTCGATGGCGTCGCGCGGGTGCAGGGGCTGGAGCCGTTCACGATTTTCGAGATCACCCCCATCGGCCTCGTCGTTGTGGCTTGGGGCATGATCTACCTGCTGGTGGTGGGCCGGCACCTGTTGCCGGATCGCAGCTCGATGGCCTCGCTGCTGGGGTCGGGTCGGTCCAAGGCCAAGTTCTTCACCGAGGTGGCCGTCCCCGAGGGATCGGCCCTGATCGGGCAGAACGTGAACGAGGTGGACCTGTTCCGCCGCGAAGGCGTGCGCCTGATCGACGTGCTGCGCGGGGATGCGTCCCTTCGGCGCGACATGACGGGTGTCGTGCTGGAGCCGGGTGACCGCGTGGTTCTGCGCACCGACATGAGCGAGGTTCTGGGCCTGCAGCAATCCAAGGAGCTCAAGACCGTCGACAAGCTGAGCCAGGTGCGCACGACCACGGTCGAGGTGCTGATCACACCGGGCTGCAAGATGGTGGGGCGCTCGCTTGGCAACCTGCGACTGCGGCGGCGCTACGGGGTCTATCCGCTGGCCGTGCACCGCCGGAACCAGAATATCGGGCGGCAGCTCGACGACCTCGTGGTGCGGGTTGGCGACACGCTCCTGCTCGAGGGGGACCCGGCCGACATCCAGCGCCTCGCCGCCGATATGGAACTTGTCGACGTCACCACCCCGTCCGAGCGCGCCTATCGCCGGACCAAGGCGCCCATCGCGGTGGCGGCCATGGCCGGGATCGTCGTGCTGGCCGCCTTCGACGTGGCACCGATCCTGGCGCTGGCCGTCATTGCCGTTGCCGTCGTGCTGTTGACCGGCTGCATCGACGCCGAGGAGGCATTTTCTTTCGTCGAGGGGCGGTTGCTGGCGCTGATCTTTGCCATGCTGGCCGTGGGCGCGGCGCTGGACCACACGGGCGGCATCCAGTTGATCGTGGGCAGCGTGGCGCCATGGCTGCAGACCATGCCCCCGGTGGTCCTGATCTGGGCGGTCTATTTCATCACGACCGTCCTGACCGAACTGGTGTCGAACAATGCGATCGCGGTCATCATGGCGCCCATCGCCATCGCCCTCGCCGAGGCGACGGGGGTCGATCCGCGCCCGCTGGTCGTGGCGGTGATGATCGCGGCCTCGGCCTGTTTCGCCACGCCCATCGGGTATCAGACCAACATGCTGGTCTATGGGCCGGGCGGGTATCGTTTTACCGATTTCCTTCGCACGGGCATTCCGCTTAACCTCAGCCTCGGGGTGGTCGTCTGCCTGACGATTCCCTTGATCTGGCCGCTGTGA